In Amycolatopsis jiangsuensis, the following proteins share a genomic window:
- a CDS encoding MlaD family protein gives MTTRKTRIQLLVFVLIAVVSVVYAGGHYAGLDRLFGSRGYQVTLQLADSGGIFVNSEVAYRGVTVGRVAKLDLTGHGIDVTLDLDSGGPEIPADLRAQVANRSAVGEQFVDLLPNRDSGPYLENGAVIDQQRTSLPTSPESVLSHLDNLVASVDPGSLKTVVEETYDAFAGSGLQLQKLLDSTGSLTATATQYVPETQGLLGNSRTVFATQERQARNITSFASGLHTIAGQLKSSDPELRTVIDQAPQLSRQISDVLATSGTDLGVLFANSLTTAQITSSRTDALEELLVAYPVISAFAPSTSPDGSGHLGVVFNFFDPASCTKGYEGTKQRPASDTTEAPVNLNAYCAEPPGSPTAVRGSQNAPYAGKPPAIPAAPHPSEPSSSAGKNELPGLLGSLGTPAAGGLGALLGGS, from the coding sequence ATGACCACCCGCAAGACCCGGATCCAGCTGCTGGTGTTCGTCCTGATCGCGGTGGTGTCGGTGGTCTACGCCGGCGGCCACTATGCCGGGCTCGACCGGCTCTTCGGCAGCCGCGGCTATCAGGTCACCCTGCAGCTGGCGGACTCCGGCGGGATCTTCGTGAACTCGGAGGTCGCCTACCGCGGGGTGACCGTGGGCCGAGTCGCGAAGCTCGACCTCACCGGGCACGGTATCGACGTGACCCTGGACCTGGACTCCGGCGGCCCGGAGATCCCGGCCGATCTGCGGGCGCAGGTGGCGAACCGGTCCGCGGTCGGGGAGCAGTTCGTGGACCTGCTGCCGAACCGGGATTCCGGGCCCTACCTGGAGAACGGCGCGGTGATCGACCAGCAGCGCACGTCGCTGCCCACCTCGCCGGAGTCCGTGCTGTCGCATCTGGACAACCTGGTCGCGAGCGTCGACCCCGGATCGCTGAAGACGGTCGTGGAAGAGACCTACGACGCGTTCGCCGGTTCCGGGCTGCAGCTGCAGAAGCTGCTCGACAGCACCGGTTCGCTGACCGCGACCGCCACCCAGTACGTGCCGGAGACCCAAGGGCTGCTGGGCAATTCGCGTACCGTGTTCGCGACGCAGGAGCGGCAGGCCCGGAACATCACCTCGTTCGCCTCGGGGCTGCACACGATCGCCGGGCAGCTCAAGAGCTCCGATCCCGAGCTGCGCACGGTGATCGACCAGGCTCCCCAGCTGAGCCGCCAGATCAGCGACGTGCTCGCGACGTCGGGAACCGACCTCGGGGTGCTGTTCGCGAACTCGCTGACCACCGCGCAGATCACCTCCTCGCGCACCGATGCGCTCGAGGAGCTGCTCGTGGCCTATCCGGTGATCTCGGCGTTCGCGCCGTCGACGTCGCCGGACGGCAGCGGGCACCTCGGCGTGGTGTTCAACTTCTTCGACCCGGCGTCGTGCACCAAGGGGTACGAGGGCACCAAGCAGCGTCCGGCCAGCGACACCACCGAAGCGCCGGTCAACCTGAACGCCTATTGCGCGGAGCCGCCCGGTAGCCCGACCGCTGTGCGGGGTTCGCAGAACGCGCCGTACGCCGGGAAACCGCCCGCGATCCCGGCCGCACCGCACCCGTCCGAACCTTCCTCGTCCGCCGGGAAGAACGAGCTGCCCGGGCTGCTGGGCTCGTTGGGCACGCCCGCGGCGGGTGGGCTCGGGGCGTTGCTGGGCGGGTCCTGA
- a CDS encoding MCE family protein: MKRVRRRLAGVLAGVLVLAGCSDGGFNGLYSTPLPGGADLGDHPYHVTALFTDVLDLVPQATVKVNDVAVGRVDKVTLTPDTRSALVAMTVNGDIALPANARAELRQSSLLGEKFVELGAPGAEQPAGRLADGAQIPLGRTNRNPEIEEVLGALSLLLNGGGVEQLQNITHELNSALSGNEPQMRALLSRVDELATQLDGHKGEILRAIDGLDKLSHTLVGQQQNLTTALDDLAPGIKIVADQRDQLVDMLNALNKLSGVAVDTVHRSRDQLVANLEALEPTLRELGAAGKNLPDALQILLTYPFPDYAGNVIKGDYANVDARINLDLDKLVQNFTHSSQPPIQLPGASPTAPGSLPLTNGPGEAPLPLPTTAPPASNQPGFGGVLGGLLGGLTGGGGK, encoded by the coding sequence GTGAAGCGGGTGCGCCGGCGGCTGGCCGGCGTGCTGGCCGGGGTGCTGGTGCTCGCCGGGTGCAGTGACGGCGGGTTCAACGGGCTCTACTCCACCCCGCTGCCCGGCGGCGCGGATCTGGGTGATCACCCGTACCACGTGACCGCGCTGTTCACCGATGTGCTCGACCTGGTGCCGCAGGCCACCGTGAAGGTGAACGACGTGGCGGTCGGCCGGGTCGACAAGGTCACGCTCACCCCGGACACCCGGTCCGCGCTCGTCGCGATGACGGTGAACGGCGACATCGCGCTGCCTGCCAACGCGCGTGCCGAACTGCGGCAGTCGAGCCTGCTGGGGGAGAAGTTCGTGGAGCTGGGCGCACCGGGGGCGGAGCAGCCCGCCGGCCGGCTGGCCGACGGCGCGCAGATCCCGCTCGGGCGCACCAATCGCAACCCGGAGATCGAAGAGGTCCTCGGCGCGCTTTCGCTGCTGCTCAACGGCGGCGGAGTGGAGCAGCTGCAGAACATCACCCACGAGCTGAACAGTGCGCTGTCGGGCAACGAACCGCAGATGCGTGCGTTGCTGTCGCGGGTGGACGAGCTGGCCACCCAGCTGGACGGGCACAAGGGCGAGATCCTGCGGGCGATCGACGGGCTGGACAAGCTGTCGCACACCCTGGTCGGCCAGCAGCAGAACCTCACCACCGCGCTGGACGACCTGGCGCCGGGGATCAAGATCGTCGCCGACCAGCGCGATCAGCTGGTGGACATGCTGAACGCGCTGAACAAACTGTCCGGGGTCGCGGTGGACACCGTGCACCGCAGTCGCGACCAGCTCGTGGCCAACCTCGAGGCGCTGGAGCCGACGCTGCGCGAACTCGGCGCGGCAGGCAAGAACCTGCCCGACGCCCTGCAGATCCTGCTCACCTACCCGTTCCCGGACTACGCGGGCAACGTGATCAAGGGCGACTACGCGAACGTCGACGCGCGGATCAACCTCGACCTGGACAAGCTCGTGCAGAACTTCACCCACTCCTCGCAGCCGCCGATCCAGCTGCCCGGTGCCTCGCCGACCGCGCCGGGCTCGCTGCCGCTGACCAACGGGCCCGGCGAGGCACCGCTGCCGCTGCCGACCACCGCGCCGCCCGCAAGCAACCAGCCCGGGTTCGGCGGTGTCCTGGGCGGACTGCTGGGCGGACTGACCGGAGGGGGCGGGAAATGA
- a CDS encoding MCE family protein: MTIETRAGRSLVTWLAFGCVAALLLTAGLWLLLRDTGGTKISAYFGKTVGLYAGSSVRVLGVPVGQVTSVTPDGQAVRVEMRVDGDVPIPAGAGAVVVAPSLVSDRYVQLTPAYDTGPTLAGGTVLARDKTATPVELDDLYASLDKLSTALGPHGANKNGALSDVLDTAADNLDGNGSDLNSTVTRLADLSSTLDKSKDDLFSTVRNLNSFTSALVRSDSQLNQFYERVSDVSGFLADDSGDVGAALDSLSSSLGQVKQFVADNKSALSSNVDKLASLTKVLVDQRAALAEVLDVAPTGATNFINSYDAASGTIAVRDNLNEVTNPPILTVCRLISAGTPKPIPDALGGICKKLAPVLDGTLKLPTIPQALNSLQNGQLPPLPLPLSDVLTQLSGGGK; this comes from the coding sequence ATGACCATCGAGACCAGGGCCGGGCGATCGCTGGTCACGTGGCTGGCTTTCGGGTGTGTGGCGGCGCTTCTGCTGACCGCCGGGCTGTGGCTGCTGCTGCGTGACACGGGCGGCACGAAGATCTCCGCGTACTTCGGCAAGACGGTGGGGCTCTACGCGGGTTCGTCGGTGCGGGTGCTGGGCGTGCCGGTCGGCCAGGTCACGTCGGTGACGCCGGACGGGCAGGCGGTGCGCGTGGAGATGCGGGTGGACGGCGACGTGCCGATCCCCGCCGGTGCCGGGGCGGTGGTGGTCGCGCCGAGCCTGGTCAGCGACCGCTACGTGCAGCTCACCCCGGCCTACGACACCGGGCCGACGCTGGCCGGCGGCACCGTGCTGGCGCGGGACAAGACCGCCACCCCGGTGGAGCTCGACGACCTGTACGCCAGCCTCGACAAGCTGTCCACCGCGCTGGGACCCCACGGCGCCAACAAGAACGGCGCGCTGTCGGACGTACTCGACACCGCGGCGGACAACCTCGACGGCAACGGCTCCGACCTCAACTCCACGGTGACCCGCCTCGCCGACCTATCGTCTACTTTGGACAAGTCCAAGGACGATCTCTTCTCCACCGTGCGGAACCTGAACTCGTTCACCTCCGCGCTGGTGCGCAGCGACAGTCAGCTCAACCAGTTCTACGAGCGGGTGTCCGATGTGAGCGGCTTCCTCGCCGACGATTCCGGGGACGTCGGGGCCGCGCTCGACTCCCTGTCCTCCTCGCTGGGCCAGGTGAAGCAGTTCGTGGCGGACAACAAATCCGCCCTCAGCTCCAATGTGGACAAACTGGCCTCGCTGACCAAGGTGCTGGTGGACCAGCGGGCCGCGCTCGCCGAGGTGCTCGACGTGGCGCCGACCGGGGCGACGAACTTCATCAACTCCTACGACGCGGCGTCCGGCACGATCGCGGTGCGGGACAACCTCAACGAGGTCACCAACCCGCCGATCCTGACCGTGTGCCGGCTGATCAGCGCCGGCACCCCGAAGCCGATCCCGGACGCGCTCGGCGGCATCTGCAAGAAGCTCGCCCCGGTGCTCGACGGCACGCTGAAGCTGCCCACGATCCCGCAGGCGCTCAACTCCCTGCAGAACGGGCAGTTGCCTCCGCTGCCGCTGCCGTTGTCCGACGTGCTGACCCAGCTTTCCGGGGGTGGCAAGTGA